In Notamacropus eugenii isolate mMacEug1 chromosome 1, mMacEug1.pri_v2, whole genome shotgun sequence, one genomic interval encodes:
- the LOC140520079 gene encoding early lactation protein produces MKFTIVALYFALSLAGMTSSEKCLDQIQVNSLENLSLLVPSLCLLPPVRGNCSSQILHYFYNTTSRTCETFIYSGCNGNRNNFNSEEYCLKTCRRNKNRNNNN; encoded by the exons ATGAAATTTACCATCGTTGCCCTCTACTTCGCCCTCAGCCTGGCTGGCATGACCAGCTCAGAAAAATGTTTAG ACCAAATCCAAGTGAACTCCCTGGAGAACCTATCTCTGTTGGTTCCATCTTTATGTCTGCTCCCACCTGTGAGGGGTAACTGCAGTTCTCAAATTCTTCACTATTTCTACAACACAACCTCTCGAACCTGTGAGACTTTCATCTACAGTGGCTGCAATGGCAATAGGAACAATTTTAACTCGGAGGAATACTGCTTAAAGACCTGCAGACGCAACA AGAACAGGAACAATAATAACTGA